A genomic region of Exiguobacterium oxidotolerans JCM 12280 contains the following coding sequences:
- a CDS encoding bifunctional metallophosphatase/5'-nucleotidase, which translates to MYKSKPLYAAAVAVALTTSAIVPVAQTNVSAATPVKVKTVKLKTLVFKNGEVVKLPATYLGDKITWESYDTKKINRLQTVKGVYGKKQAPIEVKLIIVHNSKKEDFSIGLLHTNDTHANLDKAAKRATVIKNLRASYETAGQPSLLLDAGDVFSGSLYFNKFRGQADLELMNYMNYDLMTFGNHEFDLGDQDNHQSLKDFITNAQFPFISANVDFSKNELLAGLQSNKTTFKPYDGRIYQSVIKEYKGQKIGFFGLTTEETAEISSPGTVAFANYIESAKIAVKKLEDRGVNKIVALTHIGFDDNAAVDNDQLLARNVDGIDVIVGGHSHSKLEAPVVVDGKDVPGKTEPTIIAQAYQYGDFLGNLDLTFDYKGKLTEYSGSLIDVSKAAEDAKAAEILKPYADQIAELKNEEVGANIVNELVNPRGEVSVRNSETALGNLITDGMLKKAKEYNKDAVIAMQNGGGIRAAINAGPLTVGEVLTTLPFGNTLATAKMTGAEIKDLLEISVGVAPIENGGFLHVSGMKFEYNSKNVKGERVTKMEVDNNGTLEAIDPAKTYVIATNAFTAKGGDGLTPFATAYAEGRVTDLGLSDWENLRDFTASLKEVNYKIEGRIVDTATMPN; encoded by the coding sequence ATGTACAAATCAAAACCGCTTTACGCGGCAGCTGTCGCTGTCGCCTTGACGACATCGGCAATTGTGCCGGTTGCGCAAACTAATGTTTCTGCTGCAACACCTGTCAAAGTCAAAACGGTCAAACTAAAGACACTCGTCTTCAAAAATGGAGAAGTTGTCAAATTACCAGCTACATATCTTGGTGATAAAATCACGTGGGAATCGTACGACACAAAAAAAATCAACCGTCTCCAAACAGTTAAAGGTGTCTATGGTAAAAAACAAGCTCCAATTGAAGTCAAATTAATTATTGTTCATAATTCTAAAAAAGAAGATTTCTCAATCGGTTTACTCCACACGAACGACACACACGCGAACCTTGACAAAGCAGCAAAACGTGCGACTGTCATCAAAAATCTTCGTGCAAGCTATGAAACAGCTGGTCAACCATCCCTCTTACTTGATGCAGGGGATGTCTTCTCAGGCTCACTCTATTTCAATAAATTCCGTGGTCAGGCTGACCTCGAGTTGATGAACTACATGAACTACGATTTGATGACGTTCGGTAACCATGAGTTCGATCTCGGTGACCAAGACAACCATCAATCTCTAAAAGACTTTATTACGAATGCACAATTCCCATTCATTTCGGCGAATGTCGACTTCAGTAAAAATGAACTTCTTGCGGGTCTTCAATCGAACAAAACTACATTTAAACCTTATGATGGGCGAATTTACCAAAGTGTAATTAAAGAATACAAAGGACAAAAAATCGGCTTCTTTGGGTTAACGACAGAAGAGACAGCGGAAATTTCAAGTCCGGGTACGGTCGCTTTCGCGAACTACATTGAGAGCGCAAAAATAGCCGTCAAGAAACTCGAAGACCGTGGCGTCAATAAAATCGTCGCGTTGACACACATCGGTTTCGATGACAATGCTGCAGTCGATAATGATCAATTGCTCGCGCGTAACGTTGACGGCATCGACGTCATCGTCGGAGGACACTCGCACTCGAAACTTGAAGCGCCAGTCGTCGTCGACGGAAAAGACGTTCCAGGTAAAACAGAACCGACAATCATCGCACAAGCGTATCAATACGGTGATTTCCTCGGAAATCTCGATTTGACGTTCGACTACAAAGGGAAATTAACAGAGTACAGCGGTTCGCTGATCGACGTCTCTAAAGCAGCAGAAGACGCGAAAGCTGCCGAAATCCTCAAACCATATGCGGATCAAATCGCTGAACTGAAAAACGAAGAAGTCGGGGCGAACATCGTCAACGAACTCGTCAACCCGCGTGGCGAAGTCAGTGTGCGTAACAGCGAGACGGCACTCGGTAATTTGATCACAGACGGCATGCTCAAAAAAGCTAAAGAATACAACAAAGATGCTGTCATCGCGATGCAAAACGGTGGTGGTATCCGGGCAGCAATCAATGCCGGACCACTCACAGTCGGTGAAGTCTTAACGACGCTCCCGTTCGGTAACACACTCGCGACTGCCAAAATGACAGGCGCAGAAATCAAGGACCTCCTTGAAATCAGCGTCGGCGTCGCTCCAATCGAAAACGGTGGATTCCTCCATGTATCCGGTATGAAGTTCGAGTACAACAGCAAAAATGTTAAGGGCGAACGTGTCACGAAGATGGAAGTCGATAACAACGGGACACTTGAAGCAATCGACCCTGCGAAGACGTATGTCATCGCGACGAACGCTTTCACTGCAAAAGGCGGCGACGGTCTCACACCATTCGCAACTGCTTATGCAGAAGGACGTGTCACGGATCTCGGTCTCTCCGACTGGGAGAACCTCCGCGACTTCACAGCATCGCTTAAAGAAGTCAATTACAAAATTGAAGGACGCATCGTCGATACAGCAACGATGCCAAACTAA
- a CDS encoding ABC transporter ATP-binding protein, translated as MSMIKLEHVTKRFDMVTTTKEKFKLLFKSKSKSVKTFTALRDVTLDIGSGEVVGLVGINGSGKSTLSNLISGIIYANEGDVEINGDVAIIAVSQGLKGVLTGRENIRLKCLMLGMDDAEIDRRMPGIIDFADIGDFIDQPIKKYSSGMKSRLGFAIAVNVDADILIVDEALSVGDQTFYNRCIDKMNEFKDEGKTIIFVSHSLSQIGNFCERVVWLEYGQVKLDGTTKEVVPQYKQFLTSYKKLSKDEQHQYRKDRLKEQAENATPRKQNVDAEDTVKHPGWILSGLGLLVLAAGSVMVIDETPSFASLTDAIANLF; from the coding sequence ATGTCTATGATAAAACTCGAACATGTCACGAAACGGTTTGACATGGTTACGACGACGAAAGAAAAATTTAAGTTGTTATTCAAAAGTAAAAGCAAGAGTGTGAAAACGTTCACGGCACTCCGTGACGTCACGCTCGACATCGGATCAGGAGAAGTCGTCGGTCTCGTCGGCATCAATGGTTCCGGTAAGTCGACATTATCGAACTTGATTTCCGGTATCATCTATGCGAACGAAGGAGACGTCGAAATCAATGGTGACGTCGCGATCATTGCCGTCTCGCAAGGACTGAAGGGTGTCTTGACGGGGCGCGAGAACATCCGACTCAAATGTTTGATGCTCGGGATGGACGACGCGGAAATCGACCGCCGGATGCCCGGCATCATCGATTTCGCGGACATCGGAGACTTCATCGATCAACCGATTAAGAAATATTCGAGCGGGATGAAGTCGCGTCTCGGCTTCGCAATCGCGGTCAACGTCGATGCCGATATTTTGATCGTCGATGAAGCGTTATCGGTCGGGGACCAAACGTTCTACAACCGTTGTATCGATAAGATGAATGAATTTAAGGATGAAGGAAAGACAATCATCTTCGTCAGTCACTCGTTGTCGCAAATCGGTAATTTCTGTGAGCGCGTCGTCTGGCTCGAGTACGGTCAAGTCAAACTCGACGGGACGACGAAAGAAGTCGTACCGCAGTATAAGCAGTTCTTGACGTCATACAAGAAACTGTCGAAAGACGAGCAACACCAGTACCGCAAAGATCGCTTAAAGGAACAAGCAGAAAACGCGACACCGCGGAAGCAGAACGTCGATGCTGAAGATACGGTCAAACATCCAGGCTGGATCTTGTCCGGACTCGGACTGCTCGTACTCGCAGCCGGCAGTGTGATGGTCATCGATGAAACGCCATCGTTTGCCTCACTGACTGATGCAATCGCCAACTTATTTTAA
- a CDS encoding YveK family protein — MHQKRTFADHLMTLKKGWWILIVCAILFAGAGYLISTYVIKPTYEATAYILVVPQKSSDTTSSTSLVSTYQDILRSPEVVDQVAQKMGVTDKRLFDLTDRLTVSSNLDSQVIALSITDGSAEQAAIQANTMTEVFQDYLPQLINTSSTEVFSTARIPTKPMSPNILMNTAIGGVLGLMFGLLIVYSRVLGKKSATESTKDDASYPQAVSRPHS, encoded by the coding sequence ATGCATCAAAAAAGAACATTCGCAGACCACTTGATGACATTGAAAAAGGGCTGGTGGATCCTCATCGTCTGTGCCATCTTGTTTGCGGGTGCCGGTTACCTGATCAGCACGTACGTCATTAAACCTACGTATGAAGCAACAGCTTACATCCTCGTCGTACCGCAAAAGAGTAGTGACACGACTTCCTCGACGTCACTCGTCAGTACCTATCAAGATATTCTTCGGAGTCCGGAAGTCGTCGATCAAGTCGCCCAAAAGATGGGTGTGACCGATAAGCGTCTATTCGATTTAACCGATCGCTTGACGGTGTCGAGTAACCTTGATTCTCAAGTCATCGCCTTATCCATTACAGATGGATCAGCTGAACAAGCTGCCATCCAAGCGAACACGATGACAGAAGTGTTCCAAGATTACCTGCCTCAGTTAATCAATACGAGCAGTACGGAAGTTTTCTCGACGGCACGGATTCCGACGAAACCGATGTCTCCGAACATCTTGATGAACACGGCGATCGGCGGTGTACTCGGGTTGATGTTCGGCTTACTAATCGTCTATTCCCGTGTACTAGGAAAGAAGTCAGCAACTGAATCAACGAAAGATGATGCATCCTATCCACAAGCCGTCAGCCGTCCACACTCATGA
- a CDS encoding O-antigen ligase family protein, whose product MMLKSVNIPESIVLFILLLFVTIDLWTRPLRFTDEVLPEHWNVVTVFLYPLLFLIFYIVSRPLYFPFRSRSHRLILVFLSYLTLHTVFFFSRPATDAPFSLFFLLTTWMFLIIVLSLSSPLFTHWHRFLFLILFYQALFLASYALLVSFGQSYIPIDNLQWLRIGPIALPQLYVGEQGSFLRLASLTNNPNAFAAWLVPGGLIAWIAVLRSITTSAWRRLFFSGVSLALIFGGLLTSASQTGIYSFFLLILLTTVLLLPSRRLRLQVSACYITGIAIVFGALALKPGLLLRLVSLNGRLDLWQAGLAASADRFWVGHGFGAATTGLSEQLGEETLYTFHSTPIVFLYEFGIIGLLLYVLCFSFILFRLIRNYRFDDVESLTLLLLIFWLLLLQFTESILIRPGGFYFIWLSLLAYATFRRDTPTDSTHT is encoded by the coding sequence ATGATGTTAAAATCCGTCAATATACCTGAATCAATTGTCTTATTCATCCTATTGCTATTTGTGACGATTGATTTGTGGACGCGTCCGTTACGCTTTACGGATGAAGTCTTACCGGAGCATTGGAACGTCGTGACCGTCTTTTTGTACCCGTTACTCTTTCTCATTTTTTATATCGTGTCCCGTCCGTTATACTTTCCGTTCCGGTCTCGTTCGCATCGACTCATCCTCGTCTTTTTGAGTTATTTGACATTACACACTGTCTTTTTTTTCTCTCGTCCCGCGACGGATGCACCTTTTTCACTCTTCTTTCTTTTGACGACATGGATGTTTCTGATCATCGTCCTATCACTCTCTTCTCCGCTTTTCACTCACTGGCACCGGTTCTTATTTCTCATTCTCTTTTATCAGGCACTATTCTTAGCGAGTTACGCCCTGCTCGTCTCGTTTGGACAATCCTACATCCCAATCGACAACTTGCAGTGGTTACGGATTGGTCCGATTGCGCTTCCACAACTCTATGTCGGGGAGCAAGGTAGCTTTCTACGCTTAGCCAGCTTGACGAACAATCCGAACGCATTTGCTGCTTGGCTTGTTCCTGGTGGATTGATTGCTTGGATTGCGGTCCTCCGTTCCATCACGACGAGTGCCTGGCGCCGTCTCTTCTTCTCCGGCGTTTCGCTGGCATTGATATTCGGAGGGCTGTTAACAAGTGCTTCGCAAACGGGCATCTATTCTTTTTTTCTACTCATTTTGTTGACGACCGTTCTATTGTTACCTTCGCGGCGACTACGTCTTCAGGTCAGCGCCTGTTACATCACCGGAATCGCAATTGTGTTTGGCGCCCTGGCGCTAAAGCCGGGACTCCTCCTCCGTTTAGTCAGTTTGAATGGTCGCCTTGATCTTTGGCAGGCGGGACTCGCAGCTTCAGCAGATCGTTTTTGGGTCGGTCATGGTTTTGGCGCCGCAACGACCGGCTTATCTGAGCAATTGGGAGAAGAGACCCTTTACACGTTTCACAGTACGCCGATCGTTTTCCTCTATGAGTTCGGCATCATCGGGTTACTCCTCTACGTGTTATGTTTTAGTTTCATCTTATTTCGTTTAATTCGGAATTATCGTTTTGACGACGTCGAGTCGCTCACACTTCTACTGCTCATCTTCTGGTTGTTGTTACTTCAGTTTACAGAAAGCATCCTGATTCGACCGGGCGGCTTTTATTTCATCTGGCTCAGTCTACTCGCATACGCGACATTCCGTCGCGATACACCAACAGACAGTACCCACACCTAG
- a CDS encoding ABC transporter permease has product MLKEMKNIIREQIENFPLIRRLARYEIKSAHAEQRLGLLWELLNPGLQILIYWFVFGVGLRGNKNVDGNIPFIVWLLCGIVVWFFINDALLRGSNSINARLAMVTKMKFPMSAIPSYVILSRMYQHFAMLLIVLIVILLNGIPMTWKLFQLPYYMVATYIFVYAFSLLFSTLVTLVKDIQLFLQSVMRMFFYVTPILWNIDRFPDVLHGVLRLNPIFYLVEGYRASLLGGNWVWQEWATGLYFWSVTLLLFTAGTYLHIKFRKSFTELV; this is encoded by the coding sequence ATGTTGAAAGAAATGAAAAACATCATCCGCGAACAAATAGAGAATTTTCCATTGATTCGGCGCCTGGCACGATATGAAATTAAGTCAGCGCATGCGGAGCAACGTCTTGGTCTTTTATGGGAACTACTTAACCCTGGTCTTCAAATCCTGATTTATTGGTTTGTTTTTGGTGTAGGACTTCGTGGGAATAAGAACGTCGATGGCAATATTCCATTTATAGTTTGGCTTCTCTGTGGAATTGTAGTTTGGTTTTTCATCAACGATGCGCTATTACGCGGATCGAATTCAATAAACGCTCGACTTGCGATGGTGACGAAGATGAAGTTCCCGATGAGTGCCATTCCATCCTATGTAATCCTCTCAAGGATGTATCAACATTTCGCAATGTTATTGATAGTTTTGATTGTTATCCTACTCAATGGCATCCCGATGACGTGGAAGCTATTTCAACTACCTTACTATATGGTAGCAACCTATATATTTGTCTATGCATTCTCACTTCTTTTCTCAACGTTGGTTACACTCGTTAAAGACATTCAGCTTTTCTTACAATCAGTAATGCGAATGTTCTTTTATGTGACACCAATTTTATGGAATATCGATCGTTTTCCAGATGTCTTACACGGTGTACTACGTCTTAATCCAATTTTTTATCTTGTTGAGGGTTATCGAGCAAGTTTACTCGGTGGCAACTGGGTCTGGCAGGAATGGGCAACAGGACTTTATTTTTGGAGCGTAACGCTTCTATTGTTCACAGCCGGAACGTACTTACACATCAAGTTCCGAAAATCATTCACCGAGCTTGTTTAA
- a CDS encoding ATP-grasp domain-containing protein, which yields MKRPHLLITSAGRRAKLVEYFVQEFREGAVSVADCNPLAPALYMAPNHHIVPKIDQPDYIDHLLELCQREQVTALLSLIDPELELLATATERFAAIGVTVIVSPPSSCLLCFDKYAMFEHCTLQGIPHAKTYHALTSFREAVALKEVGFPVFVKPRNGSASIAVRRVETLEEVERLFEQSPGLIVQEFLDGPELGVDVYVDLLSHEVTSIFIKEKLAMRAGETDKSRSVLRTDVFELVERVLAGSGLVGPLDFDIFDVDGTLYLSEINPRFGGGYPHAYACGVNFPAQVWRNLCGLVNQPDIGHYQENLYMMKHDTLTLVSAAQFEQTKY from the coding sequence ATGAAGAGACCTCATCTGTTGATTACGAGTGCCGGTCGTCGTGCGAAGCTGGTCGAATACTTCGTTCAGGAGTTTCGGGAGGGGGCGGTCAGCGTCGCAGACTGTAATCCACTTGCACCGGCACTCTATATGGCACCGAACCACCATATCGTCCCGAAGATTGATCAGCCGGATTACATCGATCATTTATTGGAACTGTGTCAACGCGAGCAGGTGACGGCCCTGTTGTCGTTAATCGACCCTGAACTCGAGTTGCTCGCGACAGCGACGGAACGGTTTGCAGCAATCGGTGTCACGGTCATCGTTTCTCCGCCATCGTCGTGTCTGCTTTGTTTTGATAAGTACGCGATGTTCGAGCACTGTACCTTGCAAGGCATCCCGCATGCGAAAACGTATCATGCCCTCACGTCGTTTCGTGAAGCGGTCGCACTCAAGGAAGTTGGTTTTCCGGTCTTTGTCAAGCCACGCAACGGGAGTGCGAGTATCGCCGTAAGACGCGTCGAGACATTAGAAGAAGTCGAACGATTATTTGAACAGAGCCCCGGCTTGATCGTGCAGGAATTTCTTGACGGGCCTGAACTCGGCGTCGATGTCTACGTCGATCTACTGTCTCATGAAGTCACGTCCATCTTCATCAAAGAAAAATTGGCGATGCGAGCCGGAGAGACGGATAAAAGTCGCTCCGTCCTCCGGACCGATGTATTCGAACTCGTCGAGCGCGTCCTCGCCGGTTCTGGACTGGTCGGTCCGCTCGATTTCGATATTTTCGATGTCGACGGGACGCTCTACTTATCGGAAATCAATCCCCGCTTCGGCGGCGGGTATCCCCATGCCTATGCATGTGGTGTCAACTTCCCCGCTCAAGTCTGGCGCAATTTATGCGGGCTCGTCAATCAACCGGATATCGGTCACTATCAGGAAAACCTCTATATGATGAAGCACGATACGCTGACACTCGTATCGGCGGCACAGTTTGAACAAACGAAATACTAA
- a CDS encoding helix-turn-helix domain-containing protein encodes MDQFTSPQIGLALRRLRKKHNLTQKDLANGICSQAEISKIESGTHSPTVDLLFALSRRLQVPITVFLNQNQYIDSIGITDERLLILFQNQEYELIYKEAKEIIKSLKNDEELTSLYSYYFQICAYRMNKIDFRTCIVELQLLTDKYTKLYYSPKMVLRLKSAIATLYYEKKHYLHGLKVYEELIDLNFESEEFIVEKIRILYNTSKVLLDLKRPSDALKYIENGIVECLRFKDMSLLGQLYYQKAYTLELLKSSASDISDSYKKAYLLFDILKMNEYKQILLDKKKSFLI; translated from the coding sequence ATGGATCAATTCACGTCACCCCAGATTGGCCTCGCCCTTCGCCGTCTTCGCAAGAAGCATAACTTGACGCAGAAAGATCTAGCGAACGGGATTTGTAGCCAAGCGGAGATCAGTAAGATTGAGAGCGGCACACATTCACCGACGGTTGATTTGTTGTTTGCGTTATCTCGGAGATTACAAGTTCCTATTACAGTATTTTTGAATCAAAATCAGTATATAGACTCTATTGGAATCACAGATGAGAGGTTACTAATACTTTTTCAAAATCAAGAATACGAATTAATATATAAAGAAGCTAAAGAGATAATTAAAAGCTTAAAAAACGATGAAGAGTTAACTTCTCTTTATTCATATTATTTTCAGATTTGCGCATATAGAATGAATAAAATTGACTTCAGAACTTGTATAGTAGAACTTCAACTTTTAACAGATAAATATACGAAGCTTTATTATTCACCTAAGATGGTACTTCGATTAAAATCCGCTATAGCCACACTCTATTACGAAAAGAAACACTATTTACACGGATTAAAAGTATACGAAGAATTAATAGATCTTAACTTCGAAAGTGAAGAATTTATCGTAGAAAAAATAAGAATTTTATACAATACTTCGAAAGTACTTTTAGATTTAAAACGACCATCCGATGCTTTAAAGTATATTGAAAATGGTATAGTGGAATGCTTGAGGTTCAAAGATATGTCTCTTTTAGGACAACTTTATTATCAAAAGGCTTATACATTAGAATTGCTTAAATCTAGTGCTTCCGATATATCAGATTCATATAAAAAAGCGTATTTATTATTTGATATCTTAAAAATGAACGAGTATAAGCAAATACTATTGGATAAGAAGAAAAGCTTCTTAATATAA
- a CDS encoding VanZ family protein — protein MRKIPWSGYITLAILIILFISSSMPYEEQSLKPGLSRYFNLDFVEAFRFISFDYHGEVSVEALGASGFVEFFIRKAAHLSIFIVLGFALVDLTVRLLRPYVLVGLFAYTLAITIAVFDEFHQIVTGGRTGLIQDVLLDGTGALIGIVLYRFIRRKRRAEQLIRLS, from the coding sequence ATGCGTAAAATTCCTTGGTCCGGTTACATCACCTTGGCTATTCTAATTATTTTATTTATTTCGAGTTCGATGCCGTATGAAGAGCAATCGTTAAAGCCCGGGCTGTCCCGTTATTTTAATTTGGATTTTGTGGAGGCGTTTCGCTTCATCTCATTTGATTATCACGGAGAAGTCAGTGTTGAAGCGCTTGGTGCATCCGGTTTTGTCGAATTCTTTATTCGAAAAGCAGCACACTTATCGATTTTCATTGTACTCGGGTTTGCCTTGGTCGACTTGACCGTTCGCTTGTTGCGTCCCTATGTATTGGTGGGTTTATTCGCCTATACGTTGGCAATCACGATTGCTGTCTTTGATGAATTCCATCAAATTGTAACAGGCGGACGAACCGGGTTGATTCAGGATGTCTTATTAGATGGTACAGGTGCGTTAATTGGTATTGTATTGTATCGATTCATTCGGAGAAAACGTCGAGCGGAGCAACTGATCAGACTGTCTTGA
- a CDS encoding homing endonuclease associated repeat-containing protein yields the protein MKKWTEQQVIDSLVEASLASPALDAKTYARWSSTKEVPSITTIINVFGSWREALHAAGLSSIRPYFSDEEILTFIKEASNRLHPFHSNSYREWAKAKQGPSLTLINLRFGSWSRALEEAHIEMTRSVCMTEERIINALLEASDVLPRLTTQTYSIWAQENGHPTVATIARKYGSWVDALACLDIAPPRRKWVEEDVLNALKQAQAELPSFSIIHYRKWAEGKSVPSTSTINALFGSWTSAVQCLKRSRVSLS from the coding sequence ATGAAGAAATGGACAGAACAACAAGTGATCGATAGTTTGGTCGAGGCAAGTCTTGCCTCACCTGCGTTAGACGCTAAAACATATGCCCGCTGGTCCAGTACTAAAGAAGTACCTTCGATCACGACGATCATCAACGTCTTCGGTTCATGGCGCGAAGCATTGCATGCAGCAGGACTTTCATCGATTCGTCCCTACTTTTCCGATGAAGAAATCTTGACGTTCATCAAAGAAGCCTCGAACCGCCTTCATCCGTTTCATAGCAACAGTTATCGTGAATGGGCGAAAGCGAAACAGGGTCCTTCCTTAACGTTAATCAACCTTCGTTTCGGGTCATGGTCACGGGCCCTTGAGGAAGCACATATCGAGATGACACGCTCCGTCTGCATGACGGAAGAACGCATCATCAATGCGCTCCTCGAAGCATCGGACGTCCTCCCGCGTCTGACGACCCAAACCTATTCGATTTGGGCGCAAGAAAATGGGCATCCGACGGTCGCGACGATTGCCCGAAAATACGGCTCGTGGGTCGATGCCCTCGCGTGCCTCGATATCGCGCCTCCCCGCCGGAAATGGGTCGAAGAAGATGTTCTCAACGCCTTAAAACAAGCGCAAGCTGAACTTCCTTCCTTCAGCATCATCCATTACCGGAAGTGGGCTGAAGGAAAATCTGTCCCGAGCACTTCAACGATCAATGCCCTCTTCGGAAGCTGGACGTCTGCTGTTCAGTGCCTCAAGCGTTCCCGTGTCTCGCTCTCATAA
- the galU gene encoding UTP--glucose-1-phosphate uridylyltransferase GalU, with translation MQKIRKAIIPAAGLGTRFLPATKAMPKEMLPILTKPTIQYIVEEAVASGIEQIIIVSGRNKRAIEDHFDHAPELENILRQKGKLELLKEVDASTTMAEIHYIRQKEPKGLGHAIWSARHFIGNEPFAVLLGDDLIVAERPGLKQLMDQYETTASSVIGVQQVAPEHTHRYGIIDPIEQIGNRYHVRQFVEKPPQGTAPSNMAIIGRYILTPAIFTYLETQQVGSGGEIQLTDAIERLNGIEDVYAYDIKGERFDVGEKMGYVETTLAFALKDEEIQEDVKALLKKYVAEWET, from the coding sequence ATGCAGAAGATTCGAAAAGCCATCATTCCGGCAGCGGGACTCGGAACACGTTTCCTGCCGGCGACGAAAGCGATGCCAAAAGAAATGCTTCCGATTTTGACGAAGCCGACGATTCAATACATCGTCGAGGAGGCCGTTGCTTCCGGAATCGAACAAATCATCATCGTCTCGGGACGAAACAAACGGGCAATCGAAGACCACTTCGATCATGCACCGGAACTCGAAAACATATTACGGCAAAAAGGGAAGCTCGAGCTATTGAAAGAAGTCGACGCCTCGACGACGATGGCAGAAATCCATTATATCCGGCAAAAGGAACCAAAGGGTCTCGGGCACGCGATTTGGAGTGCCCGTCACTTCATCGGCAATGAACCATTCGCCGTCTTACTCGGTGATGATTTGATCGTCGCAGAACGTCCCGGTCTCAAACAGTTGATGGATCAGTATGAGACAACAGCGTCCTCCGTCATCGGCGTCCAACAAGTCGCACCGGAGCATACACATCGCTACGGGATCATTGACCCGATTGAACAAATCGGGAATCGGTACCACGTCCGGCAATTCGTCGAAAAACCGCCGCAAGGGACAGCGCCGTCGAACATGGCGATCATCGGACGATATATTTTGACACCGGCAATCTTTACGTACTTGGAGACGCAACAGGTGGGTTCAGGGGGCGAGATTCAATTGACGGATGCGATTGAACGCTTGAATGGAATCGAGGACGTCTACGCGTATGACATCAAAGGAGAACGGTTTGATGTCGGCGAAAAGATGGGGTACGTCGAGACGACGCTTGCCTTCGCGCTGAAGGACGAAGAGATTCAAGAGGATGTCAAAGCATTACTGAAGAAGTACGTCGCGGAGTGGGAAACTTAA
- a CDS encoding helix-turn-helix domain-containing protein, which produces MNRALGKKIMQLRKQHKYTQKYLAERCGESTTSISAYERGQRMPSTQSLERLAIALNTTVIDLVDPEHVQHPTLSDFMSQSLEPSKPIDFKFVLEDILVHLTLSNEVYFNGRLLSHEVREEMAASVNQALQQGLESIEV; this is translated from the coding sequence ATGAACCGAGCTCTCGGGAAAAAAATCATGCAACTACGAAAACAGCACAAGTATACACAAAAGTATCTCGCTGAGCGATGCGGTGAATCGACGACCTCGATTTCTGCCTATGAACGCGGACAACGGATGCCAAGCACGCAATCACTTGAACGGCTCGCCATCGCCCTCAACACGACTGTGATTGATTTGGTTGATCCAGAGCACGTCCAGCATCCGACCCTTAGTGATTTTATGAGCCAATCGCTCGAACCATCGAAACCAATCGACTTTAAGTTTGTCCTCGAAGATATACTCGTCCACCTCACACTCTCGAACGAAGTTTACTTTAACGGTCGGTTACTATCACATGAAGTCCGTGAAGAGATGGCTGCCTCTGTCAATCAAGCTCTACAGCAAGGTCTCGAATCAATCGAAGTCTAA